Within Mongoliitalea daihaiensis, the genomic segment ATTCGGATCCCTACCAGATGCGATTTCAGGTGTTCCGTCAGGACGAACGATGATCAATCCGTTTTCGTCTCTTCTGAATATGGGGGGCGAAGGAACCATCAGCTTATTGATATCTAACAAGAATGTGATTTTATTGGATTCATTCATATCGATGGAATACCCCATCCCAACACGCAACATTGTAGGAATAAAATCTAAATCTTCTGCACTGTTATACGTTATTTTTGGTCCAATATTGGCAATAGTTACTCCCCAAGATAGTGTTCCTGTCTTTTCTCCTGGAAATATCTCTTTGGCATAATATAAACCTACATCTGTTCCCACTGTTACGCCAGGCCTACTTTCCGTTCCTCCTGCAGAAGAAATGTTGCCAGAAAGGTTGGAATGAATAAAACGAGCCGATATTCCAAGGCCTAATTTATCAGATAATTTCCTAGAGTATGTACCGCCGATGGCAATATCCCTAGGTGTAAAAACACCCAATTCATTACCTCTTCCATCGGTCCATTCCATTTCTCCCATATTGAAGTAGCGAATGTCCACACCCCAAGCAGAAACTTCATCAATTCTTTTGTAGGCAGTCAGATAACTTACTGACATATCGTTCACTAATCTTCCCAACCATGGAGAATAGGAAAGAGAAAATCCCATGTCATTTTTGATAAATGCTAACTTACCAGCATTCCAATGAGCTGAAAAGGCATCTGGTGAGGACGCAACTCCTGCATCACCCATGGCAGAATGTCTACTATCAGGTGCGAAATTTAGGAATGGAACAGCCGTGGTGATCACACGATTATTCGGGTCTTGTCCTGATATGATGGACGAACTCTGTCCAAAAGCAGTTGAAGACATCATGGTGACTACCAAAAAAATCCAAACCTTCGGAAATGATTGTTTACTTATTTTCATTTAATCAGTATTTTTCCAGACCTAGTGTCCGAACTGCCGTCGCGTTCAGATATCAGCTGTAAGTTGTAAATATAAGTCCCTTTTGCTGGAAATTTTGTTTCTGTTTGGAAAAATTTCCATTCCAAATCATCAATTACAAATTCTGCTCCAATATAACGCCTTTGCTCTGTTATTATTTCTTGCCCCATCAAAGAATAAACACGTAAGATTAGAATTAGGTTTTCTCCTGGACGATTTTGTACAATTTTAAATCTGCTATGAGTAATCGTTGGATTAGGATAATTCACTAAGTCAATGATTTTCAATACATTTGTATTTTTAATTTCTATTGTTGTTTGAATAATGGACTGATTCCCGACATTATCCCAAGCCTCAACTTTTACCGTGTTGGTACCGTCTCGCAGACCACGCAAAGCTGTTCTAACGGTGCCTTTTTGAAACTGATTATTTAATGCTTGGAACGATGCGTTCAATATTTCTTGTCGTTCGCCGTTAATATCGAGGACAATATTTTTTGCAGGATTGGTAAACAACACATTGATTCCACTTTCGTCTTCTAATTCTATGAGTAAAGGGATAAATGCTGTCTCAAAACTACGGAGAGTAGGGTCTTCTTCCAATCCAAATTTCAATAAGATTTGAGGTCCCTCAGTGTCAGAAGAATTTCTCATGCTGCCTTCCAGGGTAATGGCATCTGAACCAAATGCCTCCATGCCATTTTCTAAGGTTGCAAAGATTCTGATTTGTCCTTTTGCCAAAGATTCTTCCATATGCGTAGGAATGAAAACCTCCGAGCGGAATTTTCCATCAACAATCAATCCTTTTCCTTGGAAGAGGGCATTGGTGCGTTCTTGTAAGGTGATGGTCGGGTTCTCATCTCCAAGTGTAGTAAACTCTTTGGGTCTGTCCAATATTTGGAGATTAAATTCACCTTTTTGGTGAGTTAACTGTGCCCCTGTAAGTGGATCTTCTATGATTCCTTCGATGGCTATGAGTTGCCCTCCCGAAATTTTGGAAATTTCCGAATTCAGATTGATATCCACTATCCGTTCAGTACTAGTACGAAGATCGGGGAGAGCCAATGTTAAGGAAGGGTCACCTAAAAGTGAGAAATTCCTATTTAGAGAGCCATTTAAACTATTGTTTTTGGTAAGTTTGAATATGGTTCCTAAATCTCTCCATTCACCCTCATCTTGCTTAAATACTGCTTGAATAAAGGCACTATTCAATCGAAAGTTGATGGAAGAAAACACAGGCCTTCCCGTAGTAAGAAGCCCTAAAGCACCTTTTCCTTCTGCAAAGATCATTTCTTCTGCTGCAGAGCGGAGCAGAGGACTGTCATGCCTTCCAAATTCGCAGGTGGCTGTGATAATTAGAGGCAAATGTGGATGCCTTCTCCAGTCATTAAGTTGGGAGACAGTAAATATTTCTTCTGCTGTCAGGGTGTTTTCATTGCCGTGACCTATAAAATTCAGGAATAAGACTCCATTTTCTATGGATTTGCGGAAGGCTTCCTGAGCTTCGGGAGAACGTTGACGGTTGGACGCGTCTTCAATTTGCTCGAATCGGTCTAAGTATATTTTCTGAATTGAAAATTCGGGATGGTTTTGTTCCAAATACCGAATATGATTTTCGGAATCTGTGATGTGTATGTTGTTGTCTCCGTCATCCGCTACAAATGCTAGCTGGCTTTTCCAAGGCCCCAAAGCCTGATCTACGTTTTCATAGTTGATGATTTTATCTACTGCCTCTCGTGCTTCCCGGGCATTGATGGCTGGAATTCTCCCAACTCCAATTTGCATAGGAGCATCTCCTGCTGGAGACTCTTCCCAAAACCCAATTCCGAATGCAATCATCCCGAAATAGTCATCAGAACTGTAGGTCATCAAAGGATTCAAGCTATTTCTTGATGTGTATATAGGTACAAGATTGGGTCTTCCACGGAAAATCCCTTTATAATCATACGTGCCTTTACCTAAAAACAATACGTTTTTTAGGTTTCCACCATTTTGGTACTTGTCCGCAATAAAATTGCGAATGCCTGTAACATCTCTGTTTCCATAGGCATAGCCGTCAAAAACGTCCTGAATCAAAACAACAGCAGTCTGTATGCCCTTACTGATTTTATGGTTGGCAAGTCGATTAGCCTGATTTTGGAGCAGGGGGTGCGTAATGATTAAAAGAGATGCATTTTGATGAGCAGTCCTACTCGATAGATTTACGGGTTGAAAATTACGAATGAGTGGGATTTGATTTTCCTGATAACTTGCAATTTTATCCAGAGGCTTTACTTCTGCATCTTCAGAAATGCTGTGAACTTCAAAATTTGAGTTTATTTTCCAAAATAGTCTGTTTCCATCAGGAGTAAGTCTAGCTAAATTTCCACGGTGTAGGTAAACTGCATTGGAAAGATTGGCCACTGAAACCTGCGAGGATAGGATGGCAAAATCTAAAAAGCCGGCTCCATTGAAGTCAGAAGACTCGTAGCGTGTTCTCACTTGAAGTTCATTTCCGGAATAGGTAACCATTCGTTGATACAAGCCCTCGATTCCTTTGATACCATAGGTGGTATTGGGAATTGGTGGAATAGGGAACGTTTCAAAATTTTGTCCAGCTACGCTGATATGAAACCGGTTTTCAGCTACTGCTTGTCCAAGGTAGTGGATAAACAGTTCATGCGTATTCCCCATTTTACTGGAAAGGGGCATGCTAAAATTAAATGTTTGACCACCGAAAAAAGGTCGGGAATACCAATTTCTTCCAGAGTTAAGGATGTTATCTTCTTGCCATTTCCTAAATTGAATAAAGGCAAGCTGATTGATCACAGGAAGGCTAGCATTTGCTTGTGCGGCTGAACTGATGCGCTGAGGCTGCGTCGTCCTACCAACCCAATAAAAAAGAGTATCTGTGTAGGGATTGCTTTGGATATGGAGTGTGTTGGCAGAGGCTTCTACACGGTGCGGACCTTGTGCATAAAAGACAAGACGGTTTCCAATAACTTGACTAGGTAGTTGATGTGGTTCTTTAAAATCTTCCGTAAGTACTTGATTCAATGGTCCATGTTGACCAAAGATTCCAACTTCTGAAATATTATTGAAACCATGTTGCCGTAAATCATCCATTGAGATGGCGTACATCCCTTCTGCTGTAATAGGAAATTTCATATACAGTTCTTGTGCTAGGCTATTAACCCAACACATGAATAATAAAAAATAAACTGTTACACTACGGCGCATTCTTTTGTACTAATCCTTCCACTACAGACAACACAATATACGTAATAATTAGCAAGGGAATACCTGCCCAGCCAAGAGATAATATCAATGTGGCTCCAAGGATGATTAAAATAAATCGAAACTCATTGCCTTTCCATTGCTTAGTTTTGAATTTTAAGGCTATCAAGGGTAATTCAGCAACTAATAAAAAGGAGCAAATCAGAGCCAAGCATACAAGTACATAAGCATTTTCCAAAAAGGCTACTGAGTTTCCAAATTTATCCATCAGAAATGGAAGAGTTGATATAAACAAAGCATTCGCCGGTGTTGGAACCCCTATAAATCGATCGGATTGGCGTTCATCTATATTAAATTTGGCTAATCGAACTGCGGAAAAAACGCCAATGATGAATGCAATAAATGGCAATATGGTGTTTGACGTATTTTGCTCAATCAATTG encodes:
- the porV gene encoding type IX secretion system outer membrane channel protein PorV; translation: MKISKQSFPKVWIFLVVTMMSSTAFGQSSSIISGQDPNNRVITTAVPFLNFAPDSRHSAMGDAGVASSPDAFSAHWNAGKLAFIKNDMGFSLSYSPWLGRLVNDMSVSYLTAYKRIDEVSAWGVDIRYFNMGEMEWTDGRGNELGVFTPRDIAIGGTYSRKLSDKLGLGISARFIHSNLSGNISSAGGTESRPGVTVGTDVGLYYAKEIFPGEKTGTLSWGVTIANIGPKITYNSAEDLDFIPTMLRVGMGYSIDMNESNKITFLLDINKLMVPSPPIFRRDENGLIIVRPDGTPEIASGRDPNRPLLSGMFGSFADAPGGFREELQELMISAGVEYLHREMFALRSGYFYENPNKGGRRFITVGLGLRYQEKFNFDFSYLIPQVQNHPLGETVRLSLSYNIPTR
- the porU gene encoding type IX secretion system sortase PorU, giving the protein MRRSVTVYFLLFMCWVNSLAQELYMKFPITAEGMYAISMDDLRQHGFNNISEVGIFGQHGPLNQVLTEDFKEPHQLPSQVIGNRLVFYAQGPHRVEASANTLHIQSNPYTDTLFYWVGRTTQPQRISSAAQANASLPVINQLAFIQFRKWQEDNILNSGRNWYSRPFFGGQTFNFSMPLSSKMGNTHELFIHYLGQAVAENRFHISVAGQNFETFPIPPIPNTTYGIKGIEGLYQRMVTYSGNELQVRTRYESSDFNGAGFLDFAILSSQVSVANLSNAVYLHRGNLARLTPDGNRLFWKINSNFEVHSISEDAEVKPLDKIASYQENQIPLIRNFQPVNLSSRTAHQNASLLIITHPLLQNQANRLANHKISKGIQTAVVLIQDVFDGYAYGNRDVTGIRNFIADKYQNGGNLKNVLFLGKGTYDYKGIFRGRPNLVPIYTSRNSLNPLMTYSSDDYFGMIAFGIGFWEESPAGDAPMQIGVGRIPAINAREAREAVDKIINYENVDQALGPWKSQLAFVADDGDNNIHITDSENHIRYLEQNHPEFSIQKIYLDRFEQIEDASNRQRSPEAQEAFRKSIENGVLFLNFIGHGNENTLTAEEIFTVSQLNDWRRHPHLPLIITATCEFGRHDSPLLRSAAEEMIFAEGKGALGLLTTGRPVFSSINFRLNSAFIQAVFKQDEGEWRDLGTIFKLTKNNSLNGSLNRNFSLLGDPSLTLALPDLRTSTERIVDINLNSEISKISGGQLIAIEGIIEDPLTGAQLTHQKGEFNLQILDRPKEFTTLGDENPTITLQERTNALFQGKGLIVDGKFRSEVFIPTHMEESLAKGQIRIFATLENGMEAFGSDAITLEGSMRNSSDTEGPQILLKFGLEEDPTLRSFETAFIPLLIELEDESGINVLFTNPAKNIVLDINGERQEILNASFQALNNQFQKGTVRTALRGLRDGTNTVKVEAWDNVGNQSIIQTTIEIKNTNVLKIIDLVNYPNPTITHSRFKIVQNRPGENLILILRVYSLMGQEIITEQRRYIGAEFVIDDLEWKFFQTETKFPAKGTYIYNLQLISERDGSSDTRSGKILIK
- the pssA gene encoding CDP-diacylglycerol--serine O-phosphatidyltransferase; amino-acid sequence: MTFKQHIPNSLTSLNLFSGMVGIYFAFQGDLTFAAYCIFLAAVFDFLDGFAARLLKVSSEIGKQLDSLADLVTFGVLPAFILFQLIEQNTSNTILPFIAFIIGVFSAVRLAKFNIDERQSDRFIGVPTPANALFISTLPFLMDKFGNSVAFLENAYVLVCLALICSFLLVAELPLIALKFKTKQWKGNEFRFILIILGATLILSLGWAGIPLLIITYIVLSVVEGLVQKNAP